The following coding sequences are from one Anguilla anguilla isolate fAngAng1 chromosome 12, fAngAng1.pri, whole genome shotgun sequence window:
- the LOC118209306 gene encoding endonuclease domain-containing 1 protein-like produces the protein MQVLAALCFLVLAHLPPLRGEVVESFKKGPHCLDFFYKGMVPKWNVPKRHTVYLCQRFNNRYHFATLYNTDHRIAIYSAYRFQTGDDGGREDYWYIEPQLVNMSWNAEMEDERMLRNEDNINVDFGKKQALDEDYRGSIYDRGHLNPNGHHTEDSRTATFTLTNVVPQNRDLNQRVWNEYETDLQGDLRKCTQAYVLVGAIPSADNWIVKNNIKRVNIPDRIWNAYCCLGNNGRPLDSGGAIALNTDQSRVKRHTLSELKLLLGQYTKSPVGELFHNNCEA, from the exons ATGCAGGTCTTGGCAGCATTGTGCTTCCTTGTCTTGGCACACCTGCCCCCCCTGAGGGGGGAGGTAGTAGAAAGCTTCAAGAAGGGCCCGCACTGCCTGGACTTCTTCTACAAGGGCATGGTGCCCAAGTGGAACGTGCCCAAGCGTCACACCGTCTATTTGTGTCAGCGCTTCAACAACCGCTACCACTTCGCCACGCTGTACAACACGGACCACCGCATCGCCATCTACTCCGCCTACCGCTTTCAGACCGGAGACGACGGCGGTCGCGAGGATTACTGGTATATAGAGCCACAG CTTGTGAACATGAGCTGGAATGCAGAGATGGAGGATGAGAGGATGCTCAGAAACGAAGACAACATTAACGTGGACTTCGGTAAGAAGCAGGCTCTCGATGAGGACTACAGAGGGTCTATCTATGACCGTGGGCACCTCAATCCAAATGGACACCACACAG AGGACAGTCGTACTGCCACGTTCACACTCACCAACGTGGTGCCACAGAACCGCGATCTGAACCAGAGGGTCTGGAACGAGTATGAGACGGATCTGCAAGGAGACCTCAGAAAGTGCACGCAGGCCTACGTGCTGGTGGGCGCCATCCCTTCCGCTGACAACTGGATCGTCAAGAACAACATCAAGCGGGTCAACATCCCCGACCGCATCTGGAATGCCTACTGCTGCCTGGGCAACAACGGCCGGCCCCTTGATAGCGGGGGGGCCATAGCTCTTAACACTGACCAGTCCCGTGTCAAGAGGCACACTCTCTCAGAGCTGAAACTGCTCCTGGGTCAGTACACCAAATCACCAGTGGGGGAGCTCTTTCACAACAACTGTGAAGCTTAG